In Pseudomonas sp. GCEP-101, one DNA window encodes the following:
- a CDS encoding dipeptidase, giving the protein MSPAELHADSIVIDGLIIAKWNRELFEDMRKGGLTAANCTVSVWEGFQATVNNIVASQKLIRENSDLVIPVRTTADIRKAKEQGKTGILFGFQNAHAFEDQIGYVEIFKQLGVGIVQMCYNTQNLVGTGCYERDGGLSGFGREIVAEMNRVGIMCDLSHVGSKTSEEVILESKKPVTYSHCLPSGLKEHPRNKSDAELKFIADHGGFVGVTMFAPFLAKGIDSTIDDYAEAIEYVMNIVGEDAIGIGTDFTQGHGQDFFEWLTHDKGYARRLTNFGKIVNPLGIRTVGEFPNLTETLLKRGMPERVVRKVMGENWVRVLKDVWGE; this is encoded by the coding sequence ATGAGCCCAGCCGAACTTCACGCCGACAGCATCGTCATCGATGGCCTGATCATCGCCAAGTGGAACCGCGAGCTGTTCGAGGACATGCGCAAGGGCGGCCTGACTGCCGCCAACTGCACCGTCTCCGTCTGGGAAGGTTTCCAGGCCACGGTGAACAACATCGTCGCCAGCCAGAAGCTGATCCGCGAGAACAGCGACCTGGTCATCCCGGTGCGCACCACCGCCGACATCCGCAAGGCCAAGGAGCAGGGCAAGACCGGCATCCTCTTCGGCTTCCAGAACGCCCATGCGTTCGAGGACCAGATCGGCTACGTGGAGATCTTCAAGCAACTGGGCGTGGGCATCGTGCAGATGTGCTACAACACCCAGAACCTGGTCGGCACCGGCTGCTACGAGCGCGACGGCGGCCTCTCCGGCTTCGGCCGCGAGATCGTCGCGGAGATGAACCGCGTCGGCATCATGTGCGACCTGTCCCACGTCGGCTCCAAGACCTCCGAGGAAGTCATTCTCGAGTCGAAGAAGCCCGTCACCTATTCCCACTGCCTGCCGTCGGGCCTGAAAGAGCACCCGCGCAACAAGTCCGACGCCGAGCTGAAGTTCATCGCCGACCACGGCGGCTTCGTCGGCGTGACCATGTTCGCGCCGTTCCTGGCCAAGGGCATCGACTCGACCATCGACGACTACGCCGAAGCCATCGAGTACGTGATGAACATCGTCGGCGAGGACGCCATCGGCATCGGCACCGACTTCACCCAGGGCCACGGCCAGGACTTCTTCGAGTGGCTGACCCACGACAAGGGGTACGCCCGCCGCCTCACCAACTTCGGCAAGATCGTCAACCCGCTGGGCATCCGCACCGTGGGCGAATTCCCCAACCTCACCGAGACCCTGCTCAAGCGCGGCATGCCCGAGCGCGTGGTGCGCAAGGTCATGGGCGAGAACTGGGTGCGCGTCCTGAAAGACGTCTGGGGCGAATAA
- the etfB gene encoding electron transfer flavoprotein subunit beta, with protein sequence MNDLNIVALVSIGAHPASGRARRADQDARAVELGMSLAGKRLRVVHAGDAGEEALRGYLGMGLDELAVLEQPAGADALPALAAYLGDSDAQLVLTGTQAETGEGSGMLPFLLAERLGWPLVVGLAEVEKVEGGSAQVLQALPRGQRRRLKVRLPFVASVDNAAPVARQSAFGPARRGYLEAHEVEVVDDPLLADGNLQPARPRPKRLKVIKAKTGAERMKAATAKASGGTGQVLKDVTPEAGAEAIFKLLREEGVIRV encoded by the coding sequence ATGAATGACCTGAACATCGTCGCCCTGGTTTCCATCGGTGCCCACCCGGCTTCTGGTCGTGCGCGCCGCGCCGACCAGGACGCCCGCGCGGTGGAGCTGGGCATGAGCCTGGCCGGCAAGCGCCTGCGCGTGGTGCATGCCGGCGACGCCGGGGAAGAAGCGCTGCGCGGCTACCTGGGCATGGGCCTGGACGAACTGGCCGTGCTGGAACAGCCCGCGGGCGCCGACGCCCTGCCGGCACTGGCGGCCTACCTGGGCGACAGCGACGCGCAACTGGTGCTCACCGGCACCCAGGCGGAGACCGGCGAAGGTTCCGGCATGCTGCCGTTCCTGCTGGCCGAGCGCCTGGGCTGGCCGCTGGTAGTCGGCCTGGCGGAAGTGGAGAAGGTCGAAGGCGGCAGCGCCCAGGTGCTGCAAGCCCTGCCTCGCGGCCAGCGCCGCCGGCTGAAGGTGCGTCTGCCCTTCGTTGCCAGCGTCGACAATGCCGCGCCTGTGGCGCGCCAGAGTGCCTTCGGCCCGGCCCGCCGTGGCTACCTGGAGGCCCACGAGGTGGAGGTGGTGGACGACCCGCTGCTCGCCGACGGCAACCTGCAACCGGCGCGCCCGCGGCCCAAGCGGCTGAAGGTGATCAAGGCGAAGACCGGCGCCGAGCGCATGAAGGCCGCCACGGCCAAGGCCTCTGGTGGTACCGGGCAGGTGCTCAAGGACGTCACTCCCGAGGCGGGTGCTGAAGCGATCTTCAAGCTGCTGCGGGAAGAGGGCGTGATTCGCGTCTGA
- the gbcA gene encoding glycine-betaine demethylase subunit GbcA, whose amino-acid sequence MDVTTTLSLGDPLEPARKATAEMLRSRDHSFSLPQPFYNDERLFQLDMQEIFHKEWLIAGMTCEIPAKGNFLTLQIGDNPVIVLRGAEGKIHAFHNVCRHRGSRLCVSDKGKVAKLVCPYHQWTYELDGRLLFAGTEMGADFDMKDYSLKPVNVKTAGGYIFISLAENPPAIDDFLRTLEHYMEPYDMENTKVAVQTTLMEKANWKLVLENNRECYHCNGSHPELLNTLLEWDDVTDPRASQAFKDQVAACTTAWDAEKIPYAHASFGLRNRIVRMPLLQGTVSMTMDGKQGSKKLMGRIQNPDLGSMRILHLPHSWNHCMGDHMIVFTVWPISAQETMVTTKWLVHKDAVEGVDYDVARLREVWDATNDQDRRLAEENQRGINSTAYQPGPYSKTYEFGVINFLDWYSERMLNNLGEESAHARLVGEK is encoded by the coding sequence ATGGACGTCACCACTACCCTGAGTCTGGGCGACCCGCTGGAACCGGCCCGCAAGGCCACCGCCGAGATGCTGCGCAGCCGCGACCACAGCTTCTCGCTGCCGCAGCCCTTCTACAACGACGAGCGCCTGTTCCAGCTGGACATGCAGGAGATCTTCCACAAGGAGTGGCTGATCGCCGGCATGACCTGCGAGATCCCCGCCAAGGGCAACTTCCTCACCCTGCAGATCGGCGACAACCCGGTGATCGTCCTGCGCGGCGCCGAAGGCAAGATCCACGCCTTCCACAACGTCTGCCGTCACCGCGGCTCGCGCCTGTGCGTCAGCGACAAGGGCAAGGTCGCCAAGCTGGTCTGCCCCTACCACCAGTGGACCTACGAACTGGACGGCCGCCTGCTGTTCGCCGGCACCGAGATGGGCGCCGACTTCGACATGAAGGACTACAGCCTCAAACCAGTGAACGTGAAGACCGCCGGCGGCTACATCTTCATCTCGCTGGCAGAGAACCCGCCGGCCATCGACGACTTCCTGCGTACGCTCGAGCACTACATGGAGCCGTACGACATGGAGAACACCAAGGTCGCGGTGCAGACCACGCTGATGGAGAAGGCCAACTGGAAGCTGGTGCTGGAGAACAACCGCGAGTGCTACCACTGCAACGGTTCGCACCCGGAACTGCTGAACACCCTGCTGGAGTGGGACGACGTCACCGACCCGCGCGCCAGCCAGGCCTTCAAGGACCAGGTCGCGGCCTGCACCACCGCCTGGGATGCCGAGAAGATCCCCTACGCCCATGCCAGCTTCGGCCTGCGCAACCGCATCGTGCGCATGCCGCTGCTGCAGGGCACCGTGTCCATGACCATGGACGGCAAGCAGGGCAGCAAGAAACTCATGGGCCGCATCCAGAACCCGGACCTGGGCTCGATGCGCATCCTGCACCTGCCGCACTCGTGGAACCACTGCATGGGCGACCACATGATCGTGTTCACCGTGTGGCCGATCAGCGCTCAGGAAACCATGGTCACCACCAAGTGGCTGGTGCACAAGGACGCGGTGGAAGGCGTCGACTACGACGTGGCGCGCCTGCGTGAAGTCTGGGACGCCACCAACGACCAGGACCGTCGCCTGGCCGAAGAGAACCAGCGCGGCATCAACTCCACCGCCTACCAGCCGGGGCCGTACTCCAAGACCTACGAGTTCGGCGTGATCAACTTCCTCGACTGGTACAGCGAGCGCATGCTGAACAACCTGGGCGAGGAGTCCGCTCACGCCCGCCTGGTCGGCGAGAAGTAA
- the etfA gene encoding electron transfer flavoprotein subunit alpha: protein MSDIIRRDPRAEWIARNRLHPLHAAMQSAQGGESRWMGPHGVVRKNPHAVGFIGPNGIKRIDRSGGQQGTGGKRSSAPEVVQLPLVMIEQPAFLIAVVPDMVGGRLSSHDRDLLGLARKLAGSDGAVLAVVFGEHKESTFDTAGVDRLLQIEGNEYDGYAPEQRVLALRSVNSQFAPRHWLLPDSRSGGGELGRRLAASLGERPATRVWQAESERCVGRAGAGQQDLHRELPRLILAAAECAEPVSETRHEARVVELETSVARNLPRIEDLGPVAVDPAQIPMAEAEFILSGGNGVKDWDLFHRAAVALGATEGASRVAVDDGHMPRARQVGATGTWVTARVYLAVGISGAIQHLQGIGSCDKVVAINLDPGCDMIKRADLSVIGDSTAILEALMALADAHRNGAARDAA from the coding sequence ATGAGCGACATCATCCGCCGCGACCCGCGCGCCGAGTGGATCGCCCGCAACCGCCTGCACCCGCTGCACGCGGCCATGCAGTCCGCCCAGGGTGGCGAGAGCCGCTGGATGGGCCCCCACGGCGTGGTGCGCAAGAACCCCCACGCGGTCGGCTTCATCGGCCCCAACGGCATCAAGCGTATCGACCGCTCCGGTGGCCAGCAGGGCACCGGCGGCAAGCGCAGCAGTGCGCCGGAGGTGGTGCAGCTGCCGCTGGTGATGATCGAGCAGCCGGCCTTCCTGATTGCCGTGGTGCCGGACATGGTCGGCGGCCGTCTTTCCAGCCACGACCGCGACCTGCTGGGCCTGGCCCGCAAGCTCGCCGGCAGCGACGGCGCCGTGCTGGCCGTGGTGTTCGGCGAGCACAAGGAAAGCACCTTCGATACCGCCGGCGTCGACCGCCTGCTGCAGATCGAAGGCAACGAATACGACGGCTACGCCCCGGAACAACGGGTGCTGGCGCTGCGCTCGGTCAACAGCCAGTTCGCCCCGCGGCACTGGCTGCTGCCCGACAGCCGCAGCGGTGGCGGTGAACTGGGCCGCCGCCTGGCCGCCAGCCTGGGCGAACGCCCGGCGACCCGCGTCTGGCAGGCCGAAAGCGAGCGCTGCGTCGGTCGCGCCGGCGCCGGCCAGCAGGACCTGCACCGCGAACTGCCGCGGCTGATCCTGGCCGCCGCCGAGTGCGCCGAGCCGGTCAGCGAGACCCGCCACGAAGCCCGCGTCGTCGAGCTGGAAACCAGCGTCGCGCGCAACCTGCCGCGTATCGAGGACCTCGGCCCGGTGGCCGTGGACCCGGCGCAGATTCCCATGGCCGAGGCGGAGTTCATCCTCTCCGGCGGCAACGGCGTGAAGGACTGGGACCTGTTCCACCGCGCCGCCGTCGCCCTGGGCGCCACCGAAGGCGCCTCCCGCGTGGCGGTGGACGATGGCCACATGCCGCGCGCCCGCCAGGTCGGCGCCACCGGCACCTGGGTCACCGCGCGGGTCTATCTGGCGGTCGGCATTTCCGGGGCCATCCAGCACCTGCAAGGCATCGGTTCCTGCGACAAGGTGGTGGCGATCAACCTGGACCCGGGTTGCGACATGATCAAACGCGCCGATCTCTCGGTGATCGGCGACTCCACCGCGATCCTCGAGGCGCTGATGGCCCTGGCCGACGCCCACCGCAACGGAGCGGCGCGCGATGCGGCCTGA
- the dgcB gene encoding dimethylglycine demethylation protein DgcB — MLNIILPILLFAALGLAVLGAVKRFAMWRRGRPAQVDWVGGLLKMPRRYLVDLHHVVERDKYMSKTHVATAGGFVAAALLAILVHGFGLHNRILGFALLAATALMFCGALFVAKRRLDPPSRLSKGPWMRLPKSLLMFSASFFIATLPVAGILPEGFGGWFLAAILAVGVAWGVSELFFGMTWGGPMKHAFAGALHLAWHRRSERFGGGRSTGLKPLDLNDPMAPLGVEKPTDFTWNQLLGFDACVQCGKCEAMCPAFAAGQPLNPKKLIQDMVIGLAGGNDANFAGSPYPGKPLGEHSGGPHQPIVALGGKALVDAETLWSCTTCRACVEECPMMIEHVDAIVDMRRHLTLEKGATPNKGAEVLENLIATDNPGGFAPGGRLNWAADLNLPLLADKQQADVLFWVGDGAFDMRNQRTLRSFVKILKAAHVDFAVLGLEERDSGDVARRLGDEATFQTLAKRNIATLAKYRFKRIVSCDPHSFHVLKNEYGALGGHYEVLHHTTFIDELVRKGALNLGQSKADSVTYHDPCYLGRYNGEYEAPRNVLKAIGIEVKEMARSGFRSRCCGGGGGAPITDIPGKQRIPDMRMADIKETGAELVAVGCPQCTAMLEGVVAPRPEIKDIAELVAEVLIEATEVPAKKPSLVRREEAAEVH; from the coding sequence ATGCTCAACATCATCCTCCCCATCCTGCTCTTCGCCGCCCTCGGCCTTGCCGTGCTGGGCGCCGTGAAGCGCTTCGCGATGTGGCGTCGTGGCCGGCCCGCCCAGGTCGACTGGGTCGGCGGCCTGCTGAAAATGCCGCGCCGCTATCTGGTGGACCTGCACCACGTGGTCGAGCGCGACAAGTACATGTCCAAGACCCACGTGGCCACCGCCGGCGGCTTCGTCGCCGCCGCGCTGCTGGCGATCCTGGTGCACGGTTTCGGCCTGCACAACCGCATCCTCGGCTTCGCCCTGCTGGCGGCCACCGCGCTGATGTTCTGCGGCGCGCTGTTCGTCGCCAAGCGCCGCCTCGACCCGCCGTCGCGCCTGTCCAAAGGCCCGTGGATGCGCCTGCCGAAAAGCCTGCTGATGTTCTCGGCGAGCTTCTTCATCGCCACCCTGCCGGTGGCGGGCATCCTGCCGGAAGGTTTCGGCGGTTGGTTCCTCGCTGCCATCCTCGCCGTCGGCGTGGCCTGGGGCGTGTCCGAGCTGTTCTTCGGCATGACCTGGGGCGGGCCGATGAAGCACGCCTTCGCCGGCGCCCTGCACCTGGCCTGGCACCGCCGTTCCGAACGCTTCGGCGGCGGCCGCTCCACCGGCCTCAAGCCGCTGGACCTGAACGACCCCATGGCGCCGCTGGGCGTGGAAAAGCCCACCGATTTCACCTGGAACCAGCTGCTCGGCTTCGACGCCTGCGTGCAGTGCGGCAAGTGCGAGGCCATGTGCCCGGCCTTCGCCGCCGGCCAGCCGCTGAACCCGAAGAAGCTCATCCAGGACATGGTCATCGGCCTGGCGGGCGGCAATGACGCCAACTTCGCCGGCAGCCCCTACCCCGGCAAGCCCCTGGGCGAGCACAGCGGCGGCCCGCACCAGCCCATAGTCGCGCTGGGCGGCAAGGCCCTGGTGGACGCCGAGACCCTCTGGTCCTGCACCACCTGCCGCGCCTGCGTCGAGGAATGCCCGATGATGATCGAGCACGTCGACGCCATCGTCGACATGCGCCGCCACCTCACCCTGGAAAAGGGCGCGACCCCGAACAAGGGCGCCGAGGTGCTGGAAAACCTCATCGCCACCGACAACCCTGGCGGCTTCGCCCCCGGCGGCCGGCTGAACTGGGCGGCGGACCTGAACCTGCCGCTGCTGGCCGACAAGCAGCAGGCCGACGTGCTGTTCTGGGTTGGCGACGGCGCCTTCGACATGCGCAACCAGCGCACCCTGCGGTCCTTCGTGAAAATCCTCAAGGCCGCCCACGTCGACTTCGCCGTGCTCGGCCTGGAGGAGCGCGACAGCGGCGACGTGGCCCGTCGCCTGGGTGACGAAGCCACCTTCCAGACCCTGGCCAAACGCAACATCGCCACCCTGGCCAAGTACCGCTTCAAGCGCATCGTCAGCTGCGACCCGCACAGCTTCCATGTGCTGAAGAACGAATACGGCGCCCTCGGCGGCCACTACGAGGTGCTGCATCACACCACCTTCATCGACGAGCTGGTGCGCAAGGGCGCGCTGAACCTCGGCCAGAGCAAGGCCGACAGCGTGACCTACCACGACCCGTGCTACCTCGGCCGCTACAACGGCGAGTACGAAGCGCCGCGCAACGTGCTCAAGGCCATCGGCATCGAAGTGAAGGAAATGGCCCGCTCCGGCTTCCGTTCGCGCTGCTGCGGCGGTGGCGGCGGTGCGCCGATCACCGACATCCCCGGCAAGCAGCGGATACCCGACATGCGCATGGCGGACATCAAGGAAACCGGCGCCGAGCTGGTGGCCGTGGGCTGCCCGCAGTGCACCGCGATGCTCGAAGGCGTGGTCGCGCCGCGCCCGGAGATCAAGGACATTGCCGAACTGGTCGCCGAGGTCCTCATCGAGGCCACCGAGGTGCCGGCAAAAAAGCCCTCGCTGGTACGCCGTGAAGAAGCGGCGGAGGTGCATTGA
- the dgcA gene encoding dimethylglycine demethylation protein DgcA: MAFESMFQPIQIGKLTIRNRVLSTAHAEVYATDGGMTTERYVKYYEEKAKGGIGLAICGGSSVVAIDSPQEWWSSVNLSTDRIIPHFQNLADAMHKHGAKIMIQITHMGRRSRWDGFNWPTLMSPSGIREPVHRATCKTIEPEEIWRVIGNYAQAARRAKEGGLDGVELSAVHQHMIDQFWSPRVNKRTDEWGGTFEGRMKFGLEVLKAVRKEVGDDFCVGMRICGDEFHPDGLTHDDMKQIAKYYSDTGMIDFIGVVGSGCDTHNTLANVIPNMTYPPEPFLHLAAGIKEVVNVPVLHAQNIKDPNQATRILEGGYVDMVGMTRAHIADPHLIAKIKMGQVDQIKQCVGANYCIDRQYQGLDVLCIQNAATSREYMGVPHIIEKTTGVKRKVVVVGGGPAGMEAARVAAERGHDVTLFEKKDQLGGQITTASKAPQRDQIAGITRWYQLELARLNVDLRLGTGADADTILDLRPDVVVLANGGHPFLEQNEHWGAAEGLVVSSWDILDGKVAPGKNVLVYDTICEFSGMSVADFLADKGAQVEIVTDDIKPGVAIGGTTFPTYYRSMYPKEVIMTGDLMLEKVYREGDKLVAVLENEYTGAKEERVVDQIVVENGVRPDESLYYALKQGSRNKGQIDVEALFAIKPQPCLSEPGDGYLLFRIGDCVAQRNTHAAIYDALRLCKDF, translated from the coding sequence ATGGCTTTCGAGTCCATGTTCCAGCCGATCCAGATCGGCAAACTGACCATCCGCAACCGCGTACTCTCCACCGCTCACGCCGAGGTGTATGCCACCGACGGCGGCATGACCACCGAGCGCTACGTGAAGTACTACGAGGAGAAGGCCAAGGGCGGCATCGGCCTGGCCATCTGCGGCGGTTCCTCCGTGGTCGCCATCGACAGCCCGCAGGAATGGTGGAGCTCGGTGAACCTCTCCACCGACCGCATCATCCCGCACTTCCAGAACCTGGCCGACGCCATGCACAAGCATGGGGCCAAGATCATGATCCAGATTACCCACATGGGCCGCCGCTCACGCTGGGACGGCTTCAACTGGCCGACCCTGATGTCGCCGTCGGGCATCCGCGAACCCGTGCACCGCGCCACCTGCAAGACCATCGAGCCGGAAGAGATCTGGCGTGTGATCGGCAACTACGCCCAGGCGGCGCGCCGGGCGAAGGAAGGCGGCCTGGACGGCGTCGAGCTGTCCGCCGTGCACCAGCACATGATCGACCAGTTCTGGAGCCCGCGCGTCAACAAGCGTACCGACGAGTGGGGCGGCACCTTCGAAGGCCGCATGAAGTTCGGCCTGGAAGTGCTCAAGGCCGTGCGCAAGGAAGTCGGCGACGACTTCTGCGTCGGCATGCGCATCTGCGGTGACGAGTTCCACCCGGACGGCCTCACCCACGACGACATGAAGCAGATCGCCAAGTACTACAGCGACACCGGCATGATCGACTTCATCGGCGTGGTCGGTTCGGGCTGCGACACCCACAACACCCTGGCCAACGTCATCCCGAACATGACCTACCCGCCGGAGCCGTTCCTGCACCTGGCGGCCGGCATCAAGGAAGTGGTCAACGTACCGGTGCTGCACGCGCAGAACATCAAGGACCCGAACCAGGCCACGCGCATCCTCGAAGGCGGCTACGTGGACATGGTCGGCATGACCCGCGCGCACATCGCCGACCCGCACCTGATCGCCAAGATCAAGATGGGCCAGGTCGACCAGATCAAGCAGTGCGTCGGCGCCAACTACTGCATCGACCGCCAGTACCAGGGCCTGGACGTGCTGTGCATCCAGAACGCCGCCACCTCCCGTGAATACATGGGCGTGCCGCACATCATCGAGAAGACCACCGGCGTGAAGCGCAAGGTTGTCGTTGTCGGTGGCGGCCCGGCCGGCATGGAAGCGGCGCGCGTCGCCGCCGAGCGTGGCCACGACGTGACCCTGTTCGAGAAGAAGGACCAGCTCGGCGGGCAGATCACCACCGCCTCGAAAGCCCCGCAGCGCGACCAGATCGCCGGCATCACCCGCTGGTACCAGCTGGAGCTGGCGCGGCTGAACGTCGACCTGCGCCTGGGCACCGGCGCGGACGCCGACACCATCCTGGACCTGCGTCCCGACGTGGTGGTGCTGGCCAACGGCGGCCATCCGTTCCTGGAGCAGAACGAGCACTGGGGCGCCGCCGAAGGGCTGGTGGTCAGCAGCTGGGACATCCTCGACGGCAAGGTCGCGCCGGGCAAGAACGTGCTGGTCTACGACACCATCTGCGAATTCAGCGGCATGTCGGTGGCGGACTTCCTCGCCGACAAGGGCGCCCAGGTCGAGATCGTCACCGACGACATCAAGCCGGGCGTGGCCATCGGCGGCACCACCTTCCCGACCTACTACCGCAGCATGTACCCCAAGGAAGTGATCATGACCGGCGACCTGATGCTGGAGAAGGTCTACCGCGAGGGCGACAAGCTGGTGGCCGTGCTGGAGAACGAATACACCGGCGCGAAGGAAGAGCGGGTGGTCGACCAGATCGTCGTGGAGAACGGCGTGCGTCCGGACGAGAGCCTGTACTACGCGCTCAAGCAGGGCTCGCGCAACAAGGGCCAGATCGACGTCGAGGCGCTGTTCGCGATCAAGCCGCAGCCGTGCCTCAGCGAGCCAGGCGACGGGTATCTGCTGTTCCGCATCGGCGACTGCGTGGCCCAGCGCAACACCCACGCGGCGATCTATGACGCACTGCGTCTGTGCAAGGACTTCTAA
- the gbcB gene encoding glycine-betaine demethylase subunit GbcB — protein MSNNFLNPVNTQTWANGRHLVRCVKAIQETWDVRTFCFMADAPIMFFFKPGQFVTLELEIDGQPIMRSYTISSSPSVPYSFSITIKRVPGGKVSNWLHDNLKEGDQIPVHGPVGNFNAIDFPAEKVLFLSGGVGITPVMSMSRWFFDTNGNVDMVFVHSARTPKDIIYHRELDHMASRIANFKLHLICEKYEMGETWAGYRGFLNKAMLQLMAPDFLEREVFCCGPTPYMHAVRRLLEAEGYDMSRYHEEAFGPTPPEVRADVKELAAEAAEAPAVPLAEQNLVEFCDTGKSIRVAPGETVHAAAAKLGLHIPKACGMGICGTCKVMKRSGEVDMEHNGGITDEDVAEGYILSCCSVPKGDVVIEY, from the coding sequence ATGTCGAACAATTTCCTCAATCCGGTGAACACCCAGACCTGGGCCAACGGGCGCCACCTGGTGCGCTGCGTGAAGGCCATCCAGGAAACCTGGGATGTGCGCACCTTCTGCTTCATGGCCGACGCACCGATCATGTTCTTCTTCAAGCCGGGGCAGTTCGTCACCCTGGAGCTGGAGATCGACGGCCAGCCGATCATGCGCTCCTACACCATCTCCAGCTCGCCCTCGGTGCCCTACAGCTTCTCCATCACCATCAAGCGCGTGCCCGGCGGCAAGGTCTCGAACTGGCTGCACGACAACCTCAAGGAAGGCGACCAGATCCCGGTGCACGGGCCGGTGGGCAACTTCAACGCCATCGACTTCCCCGCCGAGAAGGTGCTGTTCCTCTCCGGGGGCGTGGGCATCACCCCGGTGATGTCCATGTCGCGCTGGTTCTTCGACACCAATGGCAACGTCGACATGGTGTTCGTGCACAGCGCGCGCACGCCCAAGGACATCATCTACCACCGCGAGCTGGACCACATGGCCTCGCGCATCGCCAACTTCAAGCTGCACCTGATCTGCGAGAAGTACGAGATGGGCGAGACCTGGGCCGGCTACCGGGGCTTCCTGAACAAGGCCATGCTGCAGCTGATGGCGCCGGACTTCCTCGAACGCGAAGTGTTCTGCTGCGGCCCGACGCCCTACATGCACGCCGTCCGCCGCCTGCTGGAGGCCGAGGGCTACGACATGTCGCGCTACCACGAGGAGGCCTTCGGCCCGACCCCGCCGGAAGTGCGCGCCGACGTGAAGGAGCTGGCCGCCGAAGCCGCCGAGGCGCCGGCCGTGCCCCTGGCGGAGCAGAACCTGGTGGAATTCTGCGACACCGGCAAGAGCATCCGCGTCGCGCCGGGCGAGACCGTCCACGCCGCCGCCGCCAAGCTCGGCCTGCACATTCCCAAGGCCTGCGGCATGGGCATCTGCGGCACCTGCAAGGTGATGAAGCGCTCCGGCGAGGTGGACATGGAGCACAACGGCGGGATCACCGACGAAGATGTCGCCGAAGGCTACATCCTGTCCTGCTGCAGCGTGCCCAAGGGCGACGTGGTGATCGAGTACTGA
- a CDS encoding 4-vinyl reductase, which produces MAKHAPELPIEVDSETGVWTTDALPMLYVPRHFFVNNHMGIEEELGAERYAQILYKAGYKSAWHWCEKEAECHGLVGVEVFEHYMKRLSQRGWGLFQIEQIDLDAGTAQVRLKHSAFVYVYGKVNRKVDYMFTGWFAGAMDQILQARGSDIRTVAEQVYSGAEEGHDDGLFVVKPL; this is translated from the coding sequence ATGGCCAAACACGCCCCCGAACTGCCCATCGAAGTCGACAGCGAAACCGGCGTCTGGACCACCGACGCCCTGCCGATGCTCTACGTACCGCGGCACTTCTTCGTCAACAACCACATGGGTATCGAGGAAGAGCTGGGCGCCGAGCGCTATGCGCAGATCCTCTACAAGGCCGGCTACAAGTCCGCCTGGCACTGGTGCGAGAAGGAAGCCGAGTGCCACGGCCTGGTCGGCGTGGAAGTCTTCGAGCACTACATGAAGCGCCTGTCGCAGCGTGGCTGGGGCCTGTTCCAGATCGAACAGATCGACCTCGACGCGGGCACCGCCCAGGTACGCCTGAAGCATTCGGCCTTCGTGTACGTCTACGGCAAGGTCAACCGCAAGGTCGACTACATGTTCACCGGCTGGTTCGCCGGCGCCATGGACCAGATCCTCCAGGCGCGCGGCAGCGACATACGCACCGTCGCCGAGCAGGTCTACAGCGGCGCCGAGGAAGGCCACGACGACGGTCTGTTCGTCGTCAAACCGCTCTGA